A genomic region of Leptolyngbya sp. NIES-2104 contains the following coding sequences:
- a CDS encoding M28 family peptidase → MFFRFRRSRIWLGMTIAFLIATLTHSLFAADPLFADVQALVNLGPRVAGTPIAERASEYLIDQYRKLGYQVEVQTFTYPKFFDGGSTVSIDGKTINAWAMVRSVPGTPSGKLVAVPNYGKPEDFKAVDVKNHIAIVQRGGIQFIQKIENAAAAGAIGILIVNNQPGNVRGMLLRASPIPAASLSQEVGTPLLEQAQKTNAQATLTVKAQPNALGRNVIAHLPNVTQPKLIIGGHFDSVENSPGANDNASGTAVVLGIARSLSKSPEANQIWFMAFDGEEDGLKGSEAFVDRATPQFLSGLKAMLNFDMVGVNDRLLLDGSGTMSAIAQSVSGNVQSSRFGGSDHASFRSKNVSTLFFFRGKDPNYHSPGDKVVEPRLLKETQDTALKIIQTTLASK, encoded by the coding sequence ATGTTTTTTCGGTTTCGTCGCTCTCGAATCTGGCTTGGAATGACGATCGCTTTCCTAATCGCAACGTTAACCCATTCCCTTTTTGCCGCTGATCCCCTCTTCGCAGATGTACAAGCCCTCGTCAATCTAGGTCCCAGAGTCGCCGGAACTCCGATCGCTGAACGCGCCAGCGAATATTTGATTGATCAATATCGCAAGCTGGGCTATCAAGTAGAAGTTCAGACGTTTACTTATCCGAAATTTTTCGATGGCGGCTCAACTGTCTCGATCGATGGAAAAACGATCAATGCTTGGGCAATGGTGCGATCTGTTCCAGGAACGCCTTCTGGGAAACTGGTCGCCGTTCCGAACTATGGCAAGCCTGAAGACTTCAAAGCTGTGGATGTGAAAAATCACATTGCGATCGTTCAACGGGGCGGTATTCAATTCATTCAGAAGATCGAAAATGCAGCGGCGGCAGGTGCGATTGGGATTCTGATCGTGAACAATCAACCGGGAAACGTTCGCGGAATGTTGCTGAGAGCTTCTCCGATTCCAGCCGCGTCACTGTCTCAAGAAGTTGGAACACCGTTACTAGAGCAAGCCCAAAAAACGAATGCACAAGCGACCTTAACCGTGAAAGCTCAACCGAATGCTCTAGGGCGAAATGTGATTGCTCATTTACCGAATGTCACGCAGCCGAAATTAATCATTGGCGGGCATTTTGACTCAGTTGAAAATTCTCCAGGTGCGAATGATAACGCTTCGGGAACTGCGGTTGTACTAGGCATTGCTCGATCGCTGTCGAAATCACCAGAAGCAAATCAAATCTGGTTTATGGCGTTCGATGGTGAGGAAGATGGCTTGAAAGGATCGGAAGCATTTGTCGATCGAGCGACTCCCCAATTTCTCTCAGGATTGAAAGCGATGTTGAACTTCGACATGGTTGGTGTAAACGATCGATTACTGCTCGATGGCTCAGGAACAATGAGCGCGATCGCGCAATCCGTTTCAGGTAATGTTCAATCTAGCCGATTTGGTGGCAGTGATCATGCCTCTTTTCGATCGAAGAATGTTTCAACTTTGTTCTTTTTCCGGGGCAAAGACCCGAACTATCATTCACCGGGCGATAAAGTGGTTGAACCGCGCTTGTTGAAAGAAACACAAGACACAGCACTCAAGATCATTCAAACAACTCTTGCTTCAAAATAG
- a CDS encoding chlorophyll a/b-binding protein encodes MQDTQKMTATAIEDRNAWKFGFTPQAELWNGRFAMLGFVAALATEYLTGGGTLHFLGLM; translated from the coding sequence ATGCAAGACACACAAAAAATGACTGCAACGGCGATCGAAGATCGTAACGCTTGGAAGTTTGGCTTCACTCCGCAAGCTGAACTGTGGAATGGTCGGTTTGCGATGCTCGGCTTTGTCGCTGCTTTGGCTACGGAATACTTGACGGGTGGTGGAACGCTTCACTTCCTGGGTCTGATGTAA